One Rhizobiales bacterium GAS188 DNA window includes the following coding sequences:
- a CDS encoding putative spermidine/putrescine transport system ATP-binding protein/spermidine/putrescine transport system ATP-binding protein encodes MSAVAFRGVAKRFGEIEALAPLDLDIASGEFVSLLGPSGSGKTTLLNICAGYVEPTAGSLIVAGRDITALPARRRNIGMVFQNYALFPHLDVFENVAYGLRVRKVTDVELRRRVAEALRTVQLDGFGKRAVRSLSGGQQQRVALARAMVIEPDILLMDEPLGALDKQLRKEVQIEIRRMHVARPRTTLYVTHDQEEALVMSDRIAVMRAGRVVQLGTAQQLYSRPADSFVARFLGESNLVGGRVAGLRERCATLAVEGFAAPIEGEAAQGLRMADRACALIRPENIRPLAGGYQARIVERIFLGEIVALRLALPSGIELWSRLFSSDAPAGDQVEIGWDRERVSILPEAS; translated from the coding sequence ATGAGCGCGGTCGCCTTTCGTGGCGTCGCCAAGCGCTTCGGCGAGATCGAGGCGCTGGCCCCGCTCGATCTCGACATCGCCTCGGGCGAGTTTGTCAGCCTGCTCGGACCATCGGGCTCGGGCAAGACGACGCTCCTCAATATCTGCGCCGGCTATGTCGAGCCGACGGCGGGCTCGCTGATCGTCGCCGGGCGGGACATCACCGCGCTGCCGGCACGCCGGCGCAATATCGGCATGGTGTTCCAGAACTACGCGCTGTTCCCGCATCTCGACGTGTTCGAGAACGTGGCCTACGGGCTACGGGTCCGCAAGGTGACTGACGTCGAGCTGAGGCGTCGCGTCGCGGAGGCGCTGCGCACCGTGCAGCTCGACGGTTTCGGCAAGCGCGCGGTGCGCAGCCTGTCGGGCGGCCAGCAGCAGCGCGTGGCGCTGGCGCGCGCCATGGTCATCGAGCCCGACATCCTCCTGATGGACGAACCGCTCGGCGCGCTCGACAAGCAGTTGCGCAAGGAGGTGCAGATCGAGATCCGGCGTATGCACGTCGCCCGTCCGCGCACGACGCTTTACGTCACGCATGATCAGGAGGAAGCTCTCGTCATGTCGGACCGCATTGCCGTGATGCGCGCCGGCCGCGTCGTCCAGCTCGGCACGGCGCAGCAGCTTTACAGCCGGCCCGCCGACAGCTTCGTTGCGCGCTTCCTCGGCGAATCGAATCTCGTCGGCGGTCGCGTTGCGGGGCTGCGGGAGCGCTGCGCGACGCTCGCAGTCGAGGGGTTCGCCGCGCCGATCGAGGGAGAAGCCGCCCAGGGGTTGCGGATGGCCGATCGCGCTTGCGCGCTCATCCGGCCGGAGAATATCCGGCCGCTCGCCGGCGGCTACCAGGCGCGCATCGTCGAGCGGATATTCCTTGGAGAGATCGTGGCGCTGCGGCTCGCTTTGCCGAGCGGCATCGAGCTCTGGTCGCGGCTCTTCAGTTCGGACGCGCCGGCCGGCGACCAGGTCGAGATCGGCTGGGATCGGGAGCGCGTCTCGATCCTGCCGGAGGCATCGTAA